Proteins encoded by one window of Actinocorallia herbida:
- a CDS encoding phosphotransferase: MWTPEREISVEKARRLLVGRFPEVEARDVAFLNAGWDNAVFSVDGRWAFRFPHRRLALDLMRKEIAFLPALAGRLPLPIPYPRFVGEDGGDPPWPFTGGPLIAGREFVLAGLGERERERAAEGLGTFLSTLHSLTPPPGLPHDPMRRADPVFRARMARETLTALEKQGLYEPDPAVTSLLDSAHDPGGETRVLTHGDLHLRHLLVTPDGTPTGVIDWGDLCTADPSIDLSFAYAAFSGSSRAAFFTAYGPITPAQEHRARVLAITLSSILAASASPAAPTQRTESLTAIPRATR; the protein is encoded by the coding sequence ATGTGGACGCCAGAAAGGGAGATCTCGGTAGAAAAGGCTCGACGGCTGCTCGTCGGGCGCTTCCCCGAGGTCGAGGCCCGCGACGTCGCGTTCCTGAACGCCGGATGGGACAACGCGGTCTTCTCGGTGGACGGCCGCTGGGCGTTCCGCTTCCCGCACCGACGGCTGGCCCTCGACCTGATGCGCAAGGAGATCGCCTTCCTTCCGGCCCTCGCCGGGAGGCTCCCCCTTCCCATCCCCTACCCGAGGTTCGTCGGCGAGGACGGCGGCGACCCGCCCTGGCCGTTCACCGGCGGCCCGCTCATCGCCGGCCGAGAGTTCGTCCTCGCCGGACTCGGCGAGCGGGAGCGGGAGCGGGCCGCCGAGGGACTCGGCACGTTCCTCTCCACGCTGCACTCCCTGACCCCTCCCCCGGGCCTCCCCCACGACCCGATGCGCCGCGCCGACCCCGTCTTCCGAGCCCGCATGGCCCGCGAGACCCTCACCGCCCTGGAGAAGCAGGGTCTCTACGAACCCGACCCCGCGGTGACGTCCCTCCTCGACTCCGCCCACGACCCCGGCGGCGAGACCCGCGTCCTCACCCACGGCGACCTCCACCTCCGCCACCTCCTCGTCACCCCCGACGGCACCCCCACCGGCGTCATCGACTGGGGCGACCTCTGCACCGCCGACCCCTCCATCGACCTCTCCTTCGCCTACGCCGCCTTCTCCGGCTCCTCCCGCGCCGCCTTCTTCACCGCCTACGGCCCCATCACCCCCGCCCAGGAACACCGTGCCCGCGTCCTCGCCATCACCCTGAGCTCCATCCTCGCCGCCTCGGCCTCCCCCGCCGCCCCCACCCAACGCACCGAATCCCTGACCGCCATCCCCCGCGCGACCCGCTGA
- a CDS encoding solute symporter family protein produces MSNHTLAIVLFLLFVGFTLFLTIRASRQTKDAADFYAGGRSFSAAQNGMAIGGDYMSAASFLGIAGIIALSGYDGFLYSIGFLVAWLVALLLVAELMRNSGKYTMADVLAFRMRPLPVRTAAGVSTIVVSIFYLLAQMVGAGALVALLFGLTSEAAKALTIVGVGILMIVYVVVGGMKGTTWVQIVKAVLLMGGATLITLLVLGKYGFNVSNLLGDAAEQSGKGQAFLEPGLKYGTEAQGLAGKLDLISLGLALVLGTAGLPHILIRFYTVPTARDARKSVLWGIGIIGVFYLLTLILGFGAAALVGSKTIAESNAAGNTAAPLLAEKIGDLLFGGVGGTILLAFIAAVAFATILAVVAGLTLASSSSVAHDLYAHVIKKGTATEKDEVRVAKISAFVIGAVAIVLGIFAQRLNVAFLVALAFAVAASGNLPAILYSLFWKRFNTAGAVAAIYGGLGSAVFLVIFSPVVSGKGVAPDGKSLSLLPADIDISWFPLENPGLVSIPLGFLFGYLGTILSKEHRAAKYAEMEVRSLTGLGAEKATPH; encoded by the coding sequence ATGAGCAACCACACCCTCGCGATCGTGCTGTTCCTCCTCTTCGTCGGCTTCACCCTCTTCCTCACGATCCGCGCCTCCCGGCAGACCAAGGACGCCGCCGACTTCTACGCCGGAGGCCGCTCGTTCTCCGCCGCGCAGAACGGCATGGCCATCGGCGGCGACTACATGTCCGCCGCCTCGTTCCTCGGCATCGCCGGGATCATCGCGCTCAGCGGCTACGACGGATTCCTGTACTCGATCGGCTTCCTCGTCGCCTGGCTCGTCGCGCTGCTGCTGGTCGCCGAGCTGATGCGCAACTCCGGCAAGTACACGATGGCCGACGTCCTGGCGTTCCGGATGCGGCCGCTGCCCGTGCGCACCGCCGCGGGCGTCTCCACGATCGTCGTGTCGATCTTCTACCTGCTCGCCCAGATGGTCGGCGCGGGCGCCCTCGTGGCCCTGCTGTTCGGCCTGACGAGTGAGGCCGCCAAGGCGCTCACCATCGTCGGCGTCGGCATCCTCATGATCGTCTACGTGGTCGTCGGCGGCATGAAGGGCACCACCTGGGTCCAGATCGTCAAGGCGGTGCTGCTCATGGGCGGCGCCACCCTGATCACCCTGCTCGTCCTCGGCAAGTACGGCTTCAACGTCTCCAACCTGCTCGGCGACGCGGCAGAGCAGAGCGGCAAGGGGCAGGCGTTCCTCGAGCCCGGCCTCAAGTACGGGACCGAGGCGCAGGGCCTCGCCGGCAAGCTCGACCTCATCAGCCTCGGCCTCGCCCTGGTGCTCGGCACCGCGGGCCTGCCGCACATCCTCATCCGCTTCTACACCGTGCCGACCGCCCGCGACGCCCGCAAGTCGGTGCTGTGGGGCATCGGCATCATCGGCGTCTTCTACCTGCTCACCCTCATCCTCGGCTTCGGCGCGGCGGCACTCGTCGGGTCGAAGACCATCGCGGAGTCCAACGCGGCGGGCAACACCGCGGCCCCGCTGCTCGCCGAGAAGATCGGCGACCTCCTCTTCGGCGGCGTCGGCGGCACGATCCTGCTGGCGTTCATCGCGGCGGTCGCCTTCGCCACGATCCTCGCAGTCGTCGCGGGCCTGACCCTCGCGTCGTCCTCGTCGGTCGCGCACGACCTGTACGCGCACGTCATCAAGAAGGGCACCGCCACCGAGAAGGACGAGGTCCGGGTCGCGAAGATCTCCGCGTTCGTCATCGGCGCGGTCGCCATCGTGCTCGGCATCTTCGCGCAGCGCCTGAACGTCGCGTTCCTCGTCGCGCTGGCCTTCGCCGTCGCCGCCTCGGGGAACCTCCCCGCGATCCTCTACAGCCTCTTCTGGAAGCGGTTCAACACCGCGGGCGCCGTCGCCGCCATCTACGGCGGCCTCGGCTCGGCGGTCTTCCTGGTGATCTTCTCCCCGGTCGTCTCCGGCAAGGGCGTCGCCCCCGACGGCAAGTCCCTGTCCCTCCTCCCCGCCGACATCGACATCTCCTGGTTCCCCCTGGAGAACCCCGGCCTGGTCTCCATCCCCCTCGGCTTCCTCTTCGGCTACCTCGGCACCATCCTCAGCAAGGAACACCGCGCCGCCAAATACGCCGAAATGGAAGTCCGCTCCCTCACCGGCCTAGGCGCCGAAAAGGCCACCCCCCACTGA
- a CDS encoding DUF485 domain-containing protein, whose translation MSTAPEGFSVYEEVRATPDFVRLRHKFRSFVFPLTVAFLAWYLLYVVMSAFARDFMAVQLVGNINVALVFGLLQFVSTFAIAYFYARHAGSTFDPLAERIREEAQR comes from the coding sequence ATGAGCACGGCTCCCGAGGGATTCAGCGTGTACGAGGAGGTCCGGGCGACCCCGGACTTCGTGCGGCTCAGACACAAGTTCCGGTCCTTCGTCTTCCCCCTGACCGTCGCGTTCCTCGCCTGGTACCTGCTGTACGTGGTGATGTCCGCCTTCGCCCGCGACTTCATGGCCGTTCAGCTGGTCGGCAACATCAACGTCGCGCTGGTGTTCGGACTCCTCCAGTTCGTCTCCACCTTCGCCATCGCCTACTTCTACGCCAGGCACGCCGGGTCCACCTTCGACCCGCTGGCGGAGAGGATCCGGGAGGAGGCGCAGCGATGA
- a CDS encoding cation acetate symporter produces the protein MNAAAVAAVAVATLLAGFYGLRLSRTTSDFYVASRGVSPLANASAIGGEYVSAASFLGIAGLVLAGGVDMLWLPVGWTGGYLVLLVLVAAPLRRSGAYTLPDFAEARLESMAVRRAASLLVVLIGWLYLLPQLQAAGRVLASVTGGPPWAGGALVAAVVILGVVAGGMRSITLVQALQYWLKLTALGVPLVFLLAAWRGDGAPGIADTSWLLPGDDGLYSTYSLILATFLGTMGLPHVLVRFYTNPDGNAARRTTSVVLGLLGLFYLLPAAYGALGKIYAADLAAGGSPDTDTVVLELPGRIVGGTLGELLGALLVAGAFAAFLSTSSGLTVSVAGVIAQDLFRGGVRSFRAATVVAIGVPLALALAVPSSLPVATMVGLAFALSASTFCPLLVLGIWWRGLTAAGALAGLATGGILAGGAVVWTVATERADGWVAQPGAWTVPLTFLVMVAVSRRTARPAHTARTMVRLHTPEGVELDRGDWRPRRI, from the coding sequence GTGAACGCCGCGGCCGTCGCCGCGGTCGCGGTCGCGACCCTCCTCGCGGGCTTCTACGGGCTGCGCCTCTCGCGCACCACCTCGGACTTCTACGTGGCCTCGCGCGGGGTGTCGCCGCTGGCGAACGCGTCGGCCATCGGCGGCGAGTACGTCTCGGCCGCCTCCTTCCTCGGCATCGCGGGCCTCGTGCTGGCCGGCGGCGTCGACATGCTGTGGCTGCCGGTCGGCTGGACCGGCGGGTACCTCGTGCTGCTGGTGCTGGTCGCGGCCCCGCTGCGCCGCTCGGGCGCCTACACCCTGCCGGACTTCGCCGAGGCGCGGTTGGAGTCGATGGCGGTGCGGCGGGCGGCGAGCCTCCTCGTGGTGCTCATCGGCTGGCTGTACCTGCTGCCGCAGCTCCAGGCGGCGGGCCGGGTGCTCGCCTCGGTGACGGGCGGGCCGCCCTGGGCGGGCGGCGCGCTGGTGGCCGCGGTCGTGATCCTCGGCGTGGTCGCGGGCGGAATGCGCAGCATCACCCTCGTCCAGGCGCTCCAGTACTGGCTGAAGCTCACCGCGCTGGGCGTCCCGCTGGTGTTCCTGCTGGCCGCGTGGCGCGGCGACGGCGCCCCCGGCATCGCCGACACGTCCTGGCTGCTGCCCGGCGACGACGGGCTGTACTCGACGTACTCGCTCATCCTCGCGACCTTCCTCGGCACGATGGGGCTGCCGCACGTGCTCGTCAGGTTCTACACCAACCCGGACGGGAACGCGGCGCGCCGCACGACCTCGGTCGTCCTCGGCCTGCTCGGGCTGTTCTACCTCCTGCCCGCCGCCTACGGGGCACTCGGCAAGATCTACGCGGCCGACCTCGCGGCGGGCGGCTCGCCCGACACCGACACCGTGGTGCTGGAACTGCCCGGCCGGATCGTCGGCGGGACCCTCGGCGAACTCCTCGGGGCCCTGCTCGTCGCGGGCGCCTTCGCGGCGTTCCTCTCGACGTCCTCGGGGCTGACGGTGTCGGTCGCGGGCGTCATCGCGCAGGATCTGTTCCGGGGCGGGGTGCGATCCTTCCGGGCGGCGACCGTCGTGGCGATCGGGGTGCCGCTGGCGCTGGCCCTGGCGGTCCCGTCGTCGCTGCCGGTGGCGACGATGGTCGGGCTGGCGTTCGCGCTCTCGGCGTCGACCTTCTGCCCGCTGCTCGTCCTCGGCATCTGGTGGCGCGGCCTGACCGCGGCGGGCGCCCTCGCGGGCCTGGCGACCGGTGGGATCCTCGCGGGCGGGGCGGTCGTGTGGACCGTGGCGACCGAGCGGGCCGACGGCTGGGTCGCCCAGCCCGGCGCGTGGACCGTCCCGCTGACCTTCCTGGTGATGGTCGCGGTCTCCCGGCGCACCGCGCGCCCGGCGCACACCGCGCGCACGATGGTCCGGCTGCACACCCCGGAGGGCGTGGAGCTTGATCGCGGTGACTGGCGGCCCCGGCGTATCTGA
- a CDS encoding LytR/AlgR family response regulator transcription factor, translating to MRVLAVDDELPALDDLVFLLRADPRVADVDGARDGAAALRALDRAIAAERPYDAVFLDVRMPGLDGIVLGRLLAQFACPPRLVYVTAHEEHAVQAFEVQAADYLLKPVRPERLAETVRRISDPADEAAPFLPEPEPLPVELSGVTRFVHPAEVHFVEARGDYARLHTASGAHLVRIPLTVLEERWPALVRIHRSHLVAVPHISELRLDAGRCTVVVAGTELPVSRRHTRQLRDLLLRRPRP from the coding sequence ATGCGCGTGCTAGCCGTGGACGACGAACTGCCCGCCCTGGACGATCTCGTGTTCCTGCTGCGGGCCGACCCGCGCGTGGCCGACGTCGACGGCGCACGGGACGGCGCCGCGGCGCTCCGCGCCCTCGACCGGGCCATCGCCGCCGAACGCCCTTACGACGCGGTCTTCCTCGACGTCAGGATGCCGGGCCTCGACGGGATCGTGCTGGGCCGGCTCCTCGCCCAGTTCGCGTGCCCTCCCCGGCTCGTCTACGTCACCGCGCACGAGGAGCACGCGGTCCAGGCGTTCGAGGTCCAGGCCGCCGACTACCTCCTCAAGCCGGTGCGGCCGGAACGGCTCGCCGAGACCGTCCGGCGGATCAGCGACCCGGCCGACGAGGCCGCGCCCTTCCTGCCCGAGCCCGAACCGCTTCCGGTGGAACTGTCGGGAGTCACCCGATTCGTCCACCCCGCGGAGGTGCACTTCGTGGAGGCGCGCGGAGACTACGCCAGGCTGCACACCGCGTCCGGGGCGCATCTCGTGCGGATCCCGCTGACCGTCCTGGAGGAGCGGTGGCCCGCACTGGTCCGGATCCACCGCAGCCACCTCGTGGCGGTCCCGCACATCAGCGAACTGCGCCTGGACGCCGGGCGCTGCACCGTCGTCGTCGCCGGGACCGAGCTGCCGGTGAGCCGCCGCCACACCCGGCAGCTGCGCGACCTCCTGCTGCGCAGGCCCCGCCCGTGA
- a CDS encoding sensor histidine kinase, which produces MEAALLFFAVAFAAAVLLLVRLRRRDLGGPAERAAFETLHKASLAAPALRRGLTRTGAEKAARHLRELLDADDLAITDREEVLTGPRDGVMALAAHSLETGRARVVELPGGGAAVVVPLATGAGVAGTLVAFGGQASAGLVRATEEVGRWVATHLELAELDLSRELLVEAEVRALRAQISPHFIYNSLTTIASFVRTDPEQARELLLEFADFTRYSFRRHGEFTTLAEELRNIDRFLMLARARFGEERLRVTLRIAPEVLPVAVPFLCLQPLVENAVRHGIEGRPGPGRITLLAEDAGAECRLIVEDDGVGMAPEEMRKVLAGEGATGTGIGLANVDTRLRQVYGDAYGLVVETAEGAGVKITLRVPKYHPGVTAR; this is translated from the coding sequence GTGGAAGCAGCCCTCCTCTTCTTCGCGGTCGCGTTCGCCGCCGCGGTGCTCCTGCTGGTCCGGCTGCGCCGCCGTGATCTGGGCGGTCCGGCCGAGCGGGCGGCTTTCGAGACCCTGCACAAGGCCTCCTTGGCCGCCCCCGCCCTGCGCCGAGGGCTCACCCGGACGGGAGCGGAGAAGGCGGCACGGCACCTACGGGAGCTGCTGGACGCCGACGACCTGGCGATCACCGACCGGGAGGAGGTCCTGACGGGTCCGCGCGACGGCGTCATGGCGCTGGCGGCCCACTCCCTGGAGACGGGCCGGGCCCGGGTCGTCGAGCTGCCGGGGGGCGGGGCCGCGGTGGTGGTGCCGCTGGCGACGGGCGCGGGGGTGGCCGGGACCCTCGTGGCGTTCGGCGGGCAGGCGTCGGCGGGCCTGGTGCGGGCGACGGAGGAGGTCGGCCGGTGGGTGGCGACCCATCTGGAGCTGGCGGAGCTCGACCTGTCGCGGGAGCTGCTGGTGGAGGCCGAGGTCCGGGCGCTGCGGGCGCAGATCTCCCCGCATTTCATCTACAACTCCCTCACCACGATCGCGTCGTTCGTCCGGACCGATCCGGAGCAGGCCAGGGAGCTGCTGCTGGAGTTCGCGGACTTCACGCGCTACTCGTTCCGGCGGCACGGGGAGTTCACCACGCTGGCCGAGGAGCTGCGCAACATCGACAGGTTCCTCATGCTGGCCCGCGCCAGGTTCGGCGAGGAGCGGCTGCGGGTGACCTTGCGGATCGCGCCGGAGGTGCTGCCGGTGGCCGTCCCGTTCCTGTGCCTCCAGCCGCTGGTGGAGAACGCGGTGCGGCACGGCATCGAGGGACGTCCCGGGCCGGGAAGGATCACGCTGCTGGCGGAGGACGCGGGGGCGGAGTGCAGGCTGATCGTCGAGGACGACGGGGTGGGCATGGCGCCCGAGGAGATGCGCAAGGTCCTCGCGGGGGAGGGCGCCACCGGGACGGGTATAGGCCTGGCGAACGTGGACACCCGCCTACGGCAGGTCTACGGCGACGCGTACGGCCTCGTCGTGGAGACCGCGGAGGGCGCCGGTGTGAAGATCACCCTGAGGGTGCCCAAGTACCACCCCGGCGTGACGGCGCGGTGA
- a CDS encoding formylglycine-generating enzyme family protein: protein MTEVPPCCAASRPASEPTPVTLSLSPAPPAAPAAQPPKGMISLPGGIFRMGNEDENANPLDGEGPVRDVEVAPFRIDPTTVTNAQFARFIKDTGYVTEAETFGWSFVFYGLLSPEVAARTRSPEGTPWWRAIDGATWRTPEGEGSDITRRQKHPVIHVSWTDAAAYAAWAGKRLPTEIEWEYAARGGLDQATFPWGNELYPRGQRRANIWEGDFPTHHTGQIGPVAADSFRPNGHGLYNTVGNVWEWTADWFDPAQDRRAMRGGSYLCHDSYCNRYRVAARTANTPDSSTGNIGFRCAY, encoded by the coding sequence ATGACCGAAGTGCCTCCGTGCTGTGCCGCCTCCCGTCCCGCGTCGGAACCGACTCCGGTCACCCTGTCGCTGTCGCCGGCGCCTCCCGCCGCCCCCGCGGCGCAGCCCCCGAAGGGCATGATCTCGCTGCCCGGCGGGATCTTCCGGATGGGCAACGAGGACGAGAACGCCAACCCGCTCGACGGCGAGGGCCCGGTCCGCGACGTCGAGGTGGCCCCGTTCAGGATCGACCCGACCACGGTCACCAACGCCCAGTTCGCCAGGTTCATCAAGGACACCGGGTATGTGACCGAGGCCGAGACCTTCGGATGGTCGTTCGTCTTCTACGGCCTGCTCTCCCCCGAAGTGGCCGCCCGCACCCGGTCCCCCGAAGGCACCCCGTGGTGGCGGGCGATCGACGGCGCGACCTGGCGGACCCCGGAAGGCGAGGGCTCCGACATCACCCGCCGCCAGAAGCACCCCGTCATCCACGTCTCCTGGACCGACGCCGCCGCCTACGCCGCCTGGGCGGGCAAGCGCCTCCCCACCGAGATCGAATGGGAGTACGCCGCCCGGGGCGGCCTCGACCAGGCCACCTTCCCGTGGGGGAACGAGCTGTACCCGCGCGGCCAGCGCCGCGCCAACATCTGGGAGGGCGACTTCCCCACCCACCACACCGGCCAGATCGGCCCCGTCGCCGCCGACTCCTTCCGCCCCAACGGCCACGGCCTCTACAACACCGTCGGCAACGTCTGGGAGTGGACCGCCGACTGGTTCGACCCCGCCCAGGACCGCCGCGCCATGCGCGGCGGCTCCTACCTCTGCCACGACTCCTACTGCAACCGCTACCGCGTGGCCGCCCGCACCGCCAACACCCCCGACTCCTCCACCGGCAACATCGGCTTCCGCTGCGCGTATTGA
- a CDS encoding ABC transporter ATP-binding protein has translation MGVEIRVEGLRKSFGRQVIWEDVSFTVPAGQISALLGPSGTGKSVFLKNLIGLLRPDRGHVWVDGQDVPELRERRLYEMRRRFGVLFQDGALFGSMSVFDNVAFPLREHTRLSESKVRAKTLEKMEMVGLSGAEDKFPGEISGGMRKRAGLARALVLDPEIILADEPDSGLDPVRTSYLSQLFVDINHETGATILIVTHDIGTARVLPDNMGLLFRRGLVAFGPREMILTSRDPAVNQFFNARREGPIGMAEEKDLADQSLETYHDPAPAPIPPQIMPSDGRPRRNQTPPGTWLRAHGLQPPPGSFIDAEGRNWQQDWPRLTA, from the coding sequence ATGGGCGTCGAGATCCGGGTGGAGGGCCTGCGCAAGTCGTTCGGCCGCCAGGTGATCTGGGAGGACGTGTCGTTCACCGTCCCCGCGGGCCAGATCTCGGCCCTGCTGGGGCCGTCGGGAACGGGCAAATCCGTCTTTCTGAAGAACCTCATCGGGCTGTTGCGGCCCGACCGAGGGCATGTGTGGGTGGACGGGCAGGATGTTCCCGAGCTGCGCGAACGCCGGCTGTACGAGATGCGGCGGCGCTTCGGCGTGCTGTTCCAGGACGGCGCGCTGTTCGGCTCGATGAGCGTCTTCGACAACGTCGCGTTCCCGCTGCGCGAGCACACGCGGCTCTCGGAGTCGAAGGTCCGCGCCAAGACCCTGGAGAAGATGGAGATGGTCGGCCTCTCCGGCGCGGAGGACAAGTTTCCGGGGGAGATCTCCGGCGGGATGCGCAAGCGCGCCGGACTGGCCCGCGCCCTCGTCCTGGACCCCGAGATCATCCTGGCCGACGAACCGGACTCCGGCCTCGACCCCGTCCGGACGTCCTACCTCAGCCAGCTCTTCGTGGACATCAACCACGAGACCGGCGCGACCATCCTGATCGTCACCCACGACATCGGCACCGCCCGCGTCCTGCCCGACAACATGGGCCTGCTCTTCCGCCGCGGCCTCGTCGCCTTCGGCCCCCGCGAGATGATCCTCACCAGCCGCGACCCGGCCGTGAACCAGTTCTTCAACGCCCGCCGCGAAGGCCCCATCGGCATGGCCGAGGAGAAGGACCTGGCCGACCAGAGCCTGGAGACCTACCACGACCCGGCCCCGGCCCCCATCCCGCCTCAGATCATGCCCTCCGACGGCCGCCCCCGCCGCAACCAGACCCCGCCCGGCACCTGGCTCCGCGCCCACGGCCTCCAGCCCCCACCCGGCTCTTTCATAGACGCCGAAGGCCGTAACTGGCAACAAGACTGGCCCCGCCTCACCGCCTGA
- a CDS encoding thioesterase II family protein, whose protein sequence is MSWLRCPDPRPWATTRLVCFPHAGGSAVSFRPWGKAASPALEVHAVQYPGRADRMREPVMTDLKQAARLVAAALAPLTDRPLALLGHSMGTLVAYETALILQAKGAAPVHFFASGAKPIHRRTDTEDRISERDDDGLVAELTKLGGTDTAALADPELRELVLPYVRADFKAIERYRRDPDAPKLASPLTALTGEADPHVTVEEMYRWAEVTTASCEVRAFPGGHFYLNDQLPEVLAEIHKALGIPAA, encoded by the coding sequence GTGAGCTGGCTGCGCTGCCCCGACCCCCGGCCCTGGGCGACGACCCGACTCGTCTGCTTCCCGCACGCCGGAGGCTCCGCCGTGTCCTTCCGGCCGTGGGGCAAGGCCGCGAGCCCGGCACTCGAAGTGCACGCCGTGCAGTACCCCGGCCGCGCCGACCGGATGCGCGAGCCCGTGATGACCGACCTGAAGCAGGCCGCCCGGCTCGTCGCCGCCGCGCTCGCGCCGCTCACCGACCGGCCGCTCGCCCTGCTCGGGCACAGCATGGGCACGCTCGTCGCCTATGAGACCGCGCTGATCCTCCAGGCCAAGGGCGCCGCCCCCGTCCACTTCTTCGCCTCGGGCGCCAAGCCGATCCACCGGCGGACCGACACCGAGGACCGGATCTCCGAGCGGGACGACGACGGGCTCGTCGCGGAGCTGACGAAGCTCGGCGGCACCGACACCGCCGCGCTGGCCGATCCGGAGCTGCGCGAACTCGTCCTGCCGTACGTCCGGGCCGACTTCAAGGCGATCGAGCGGTACCGGCGGGACCCGGACGCGCCGAAGCTGGCCAGCCCGCTCACCGCGCTCACCGGCGAGGCCGACCCGCACGTCACGGTGGAGGAGATGTACCGCTGGGCGGAGGTGACGACGGCGTCGTGCGAGGTCAGGGCGTTCCCGGGTGGTCACTTCTACCTCAACGACCAGCTCCCCGAGGTGCTCGCCGAGATCCACAAGGCCCTCGGCATCCCCGCCGCCTAG
- a CDS encoding GNAT family N-acetyltransferase: MAAPGEPREITVTEWAMEMRDPGALRPGPLPSGEVSFSLACVPSPDFNRAMYAAVGARVCWTDRFSWTHADWAKWVDRPELATWLALAEGTVAGYFELEAQPDGDTEVHLVGLVPAFVGRGFGGYLVEQCVRRAWQRGRLWGDGLGPTRRVWLRTSTLDHPTAKANYLRRGFSVAREETGVKAVPDPRVAPWPLPDDPRGIRPGFAE; this comes from the coding sequence TTGGCCGCCCCCGGGGAACCGAGGGAGATCACCGTCACCGAGTGGGCCATGGAGATGCGCGACCCCGGCGCCCTCCGGCCCGGCCCCCTCCCGTCGGGAGAGGTGTCGTTCAGCCTCGCCTGCGTGCCGTCGCCGGACTTCAACCGGGCGATGTACGCCGCCGTCGGCGCGCGCGTCTGCTGGACCGACCGCTTCTCCTGGACGCACGCCGACTGGGCGAAATGGGTGGACCGCCCGGAACTCGCGACCTGGCTCGCGCTCGCCGAAGGGACCGTCGCGGGATACTTCGAGCTCGAGGCGCAGCCCGACGGCGACACCGAGGTGCACCTCGTCGGCCTCGTCCCGGCGTTCGTCGGGCGCGGGTTCGGCGGCTACCTCGTCGAGCAGTGCGTGCGGCGGGCCTGGCAGCGCGGCCGCCTGTGGGGCGACGGGCTGGGGCCGACGCGGCGGGTATGGCTGCGCACGAGTACGCTCGATCATCCGACCGCCAAGGCGAACTATCTGCGGCGCGGCTTCTCCGTCGCGCGGGAGGAGACCGGGGTGAAGGCGGTGCCCGATCCCAGGGTGGCGCCGTGGCCCCTGCCCGACGACCCCCGCGGCATCCGGCCGGGCTTCGCCGAGTAG
- a CDS encoding MbtH family protein — MATNPFENDEATYLVLVNDEGQYSLWPTFAEVPAGWTVAKAADTRQACLDHITEHWTDMRPRSLARAMDA; from the coding sequence ATGGCCACGAACCCCTTCGAGAACGACGAAGCGACCTACCTTGTCCTGGTGAACGACGAGGGCCAGTACTCGCTGTGGCCGACGTTCGCCGAGGTCCCCGCGGGCTGGACCGTCGCGAAGGCCGCCGACACCCGGCAGGCCTGCCTCGACCACATCACCGAGCACTGGACCGACATGCGGCCGCGCAGTCTCGCCCGCGCCATGGACGCCTGA